A genomic segment from Propioniciclava sp. MC1595 encodes:
- a CDS encoding aminotransferase class V-fold PLP-dependent enzyme yields MRRGLFARPSPTTPAETGARFGFEYLPADQSYFDSACQTLRPQPVVDAMNDYYLTYNACGERVQYAWGRKVDDKVADARAAVLAALGLSPKRYAASFTLNTTYGLNLLLNQLPSGRYRRVVTTHTEHNSVFLSTMAFAQRTGVERVLLNRGTDGALQYRDDDLTDALVVVSAMNNVDGTATPGLSELITGTQARGGTVILDAAQAMAHGLAHLRGLQPDAICFSGHKVYGASLGVVAATSELLESLELSFLGGGQVSAVTADAYTLHTEPHTRLEGGLQPWGEIIALGAALAWVDGYRKASGQDLATRERRLAEELHDGLVALPNLRLLSQRGSSLVTFVPERVDAHRLATFLSRAGVMVRSGYFCAHHWLVEQRQLPPLVRFSLGAHNTSDDVARAVDTMTPLMKGL; encoded by the coding sequence ATGAGGCGGGGCCTCTTCGCCCGACCCAGCCCCACCACCCCCGCTGAGACGGGCGCCCGATTCGGGTTCGAGTACCTGCCGGCGGACCAGTCGTACTTCGACTCGGCCTGCCAGACCCTCCGCCCGCAGCCCGTGGTCGACGCGATGAACGACTATTACCTGACGTACAACGCGTGCGGGGAGCGCGTGCAGTACGCCTGGGGCCGGAAGGTGGACGACAAGGTCGCCGATGCGCGGGCGGCCGTCCTGGCCGCGCTGGGCCTGTCGCCGAAGCGCTACGCGGCCTCCTTCACCCTCAACACCACCTACGGGCTGAACCTGCTGCTGAACCAACTCCCCTCCGGGCGCTACCGCAGGGTGGTGACCACCCACACCGAGCACAACTCGGTGTTCCTCAGCACCATGGCGTTCGCCCAGCGGACAGGGGTCGAGCGCGTCCTGCTCAACCGGGGAACCGACGGTGCACTTCAGTACCGTGATGACGACCTCACCGATGCCTTGGTCGTCGTCTCGGCGATGAACAACGTCGATGGAACGGCCACCCCCGGGTTGTCCGAGCTCATCACCGGCACCCAAGCCCGGGGTGGCACGGTCATCCTGGACGCGGCGCAAGCCATGGCACACGGGCTGGCCCACCTGCGCGGGCTCCAGCCCGATGCGATCTGCTTCTCGGGTCACAAGGTCTACGGCGCGTCACTGGGCGTCGTGGCGGCCACCTCCGAACTCCTGGAGAGCCTGGAGCTGTCGTTCCTGGGCGGAGGCCAAGTGTCGGCGGTGACGGCGGACGCGTACACCCTTCACACCGAACCGCACACTCGCCTGGAGGGCGGCCTGCAACCGTGGGGGGAGATCATCGCGCTCGGGGCGGCCCTGGCTTGGGTGGACGGGTACCGCAAGGCGTCGGGGCAGGATCTCGCGACGCGCGAGCGGCGCCTGGCCGAGGAGCTCCACGATGGCCTGGTCGCACTGCCGAACCTGCGCCTGCTCAGTCAGCGGGGGTCATCCTTGGTGACGTTCGTCCCCGAGCGGGTGGACGCCCACCGCTTGGCGACCTTCCTGTCGCGTGCGGGGGTCATGGTGCGCAGCGGCTACTTCTGTGCCCACCACTGGCTCGTGGAGCAACGGCAGCTTCCGCCCTTGGTTCGGTTCAGCCTCGGGGCGCACAACACCAGCGACGATGTCGCACGGGCCGTCGACACGATGACCCCTCTCATGAAGGGCCTGTGA
- a CDS encoding thioredoxin domain-containing protein encodes MNIAQPPRRRTSVAVAVAFVLALLLSACGQAAPAAGPNGEPILPGARANSHVLDRVGPQAPTLVEFVDLECESCGAMYPVVEELRQHYAGKINFVVRYFPLGGHFNSMNAALAVEAAAQQGRMEDMIGKLFENQTKWGEKKVSEAALFRSYAQELGLDLNAYDSAIASPATKARIEEDSNDGKKMGVTGTPTFFLNGKKLELRRLTDLTDPIDKAIASGTTR; translated from the coding sequence ATGAATATCGCCCAGCCCCCGCGCCGACGCACCAGCGTCGCCGTCGCCGTCGCCTTCGTCCTCGCCTTGCTCCTATCGGCCTGTGGTCAGGCCGCGCCCGCCGCGGGCCCGAACGGTGAACCGATCCTGCCCGGTGCTCGGGCCAACTCCCACGTGCTCGACCGTGTCGGCCCGCAGGCGCCGACCTTGGTGGAGTTCGTCGACCTCGAGTGCGAGTCGTGTGGAGCGATGTATCCGGTCGTGGAGGAGTTGCGCCAGCACTACGCGGGCAAGATCAACTTCGTCGTCCGCTACTTCCCGCTCGGCGGGCATTTCAACTCGATGAATGCCGCGTTGGCAGTCGAGGCGGCCGCTCAGCAGGGACGGATGGAGGACATGATCGGCAAGCTGTTCGAGAACCAGACGAAGTGGGGCGAGAAGAAGGTGTCGGAGGCCGCCCTGTTCCGCAGCTACGCCCAGGAACTGGGCCTCGACCTGAACGCCTACGACTCCGCGATTGCCTCGCCGGCCACCAAGGCCCGCATCGAGGAGGACTCCAACGACGGCAAGAAGATGGGGGTGACCGGGACGCCCACGTTCTTCCTCAACGGCAAGAAGCTCGAACTCAGGCGGCTCACTGACCTCACCGACCCGATCGACAAGGCCATCGCCTCCGGGACGACGCGATGA
- a CDS encoding DsbA family protein: MLCIAAFFVLLVLSAVSAKHRKMLGRAWGCFSRKVTFRPCDTTFREDVENSLLAPLALRSPRLVKPASVAIEVSAWVMVISMVVSLYIVVVSGLNLLAYGTCNKQDPTACSLSSAQGCGIGSEERNFGALLLKGDVVGAFSTEVSDLGDTIMAIPNRFRTWEATDYVPAQASYLGGEREGLPVAVEVIDPGCRFCAQLFRNVKESGFAEANNVTYIVYPIGRDLAPRFRNSPLVAEYLTAIRMTEAGDAARANDPTDWMILERIFTGQQTDGTSWQVWFNEQATRDEARDQLHRWLTEAGYSPSQVEQVGALASSELVDAAITEGMRVVEEDIRTMTIPSLVSGGKLHRGVVEVADLEPGR; the protein is encoded by the coding sequence ATGCTCTGCATAGCTGCGTTCTTCGTCCTGCTGGTGCTCTCGGCCGTCTCGGCCAAGCACCGCAAGATGCTGGGCCGAGCCTGGGGCTGCTTCTCCCGGAAGGTGACTTTCCGCCCGTGCGACACCACCTTCCGTGAGGACGTCGAGAACTCGCTGCTCGCCCCGCTGGCGCTGCGGAGTCCCCGGCTCGTCAAGCCGGCGTCCGTCGCGATCGAGGTGTCGGCCTGGGTGATGGTCATCTCGATGGTGGTGAGCCTGTACATCGTGGTGGTCAGCGGCCTGAACCTGCTGGCGTATGGCACCTGCAACAAGCAGGACCCCACCGCTTGCTCGTTGTCGTCGGCCCAAGGCTGCGGGATCGGTTCGGAGGAGCGCAACTTCGGCGCACTGCTCCTCAAGGGAGACGTGGTCGGTGCCTTCAGCACGGAGGTCTCCGACCTGGGTGACACGATCATGGCCATCCCGAACCGGTTCCGGACCTGGGAGGCCACCGACTACGTACCGGCTCAGGCCAGCTACCTCGGTGGCGAGCGGGAGGGCCTTCCGGTGGCGGTGGAGGTCATCGACCCCGGCTGCCGCTTCTGCGCCCAACTGTTCCGCAACGTGAAGGAGTCGGGCTTCGCCGAGGCCAACAACGTGACCTACATCGTCTATCCGATCGGACGCGACCTCGCCCCGCGCTTCAGGAACTCCCCCCTGGTCGCGGAGTACCTCACCGCCATCCGAATGACCGAGGCAGGAGACGCCGCTCGCGCGAACGACCCCACCGACTGGATGATCCTGGAGCGCATCTTCACCGGCCAGCAGACCGACGGGACGTCCTGGCAGGTGTGGTTCAACGAGCAGGCCACCCGCGACGAGGCTCGCGATCAGCTCCACCGCTGGCTCACCGAGGCCGGCTACAGCCCCAGCCAAGTGGAACAGGTGGGCGCGCTGGCCTCGTCCGAGCTGGTCGACGCGGCGATCACTGAGGGGATGCGCGTCGTCGAGGAAGACATCCGGACGATGACGATCCCCTCGCTGGTGAGTGGGGGCAAGCTGCACCGCGGCGTCGTCGAGGTGGCCGATCTGGAACCGGGGCGCTGA
- a CDS encoding helix-turn-helix transcriptional regulator gives MEQVVGLDGCAVACVHPDRVRMVREAAPREEALVRVTGLFKLLGDPTRSRLLYALLEAGELCVCDLAAATDTAEATVSQALRLLRTAGVVAGRREGRNVFYRLSDAHVRLLLDVTREHALHETDGAEVLG, from the coding sequence ATGGAGCAGGTTGTGGGGCTCGATGGGTGTGCCGTCGCGTGCGTCCACCCCGATCGGGTGCGGATGGTGCGGGAGGCGGCCCCCCGCGAGGAGGCCCTGGTCCGGGTGACGGGCCTGTTCAAGTTGCTGGGTGATCCGACGCGGTCCCGGTTGCTGTACGCCCTGCTGGAGGCGGGCGAGTTGTGCGTGTGTGACCTCGCTGCGGCCACCGACACCGCGGAGGCCACGGTGTCGCAGGCGTTGCGGCTGTTGCGCACCGCGGGTGTGGTGGCCGGACGCCGGGAGGGCCGCAACGTCTTCTACCGCCTGTCGGACGCGCACGTCCGTCTGCTGCTCGACGTGACGCGTGAGCATGCCCTGCACGAGACGGACGGGGCGGAGGTGCTCGGATGA
- a CDS encoding endonuclease/exonuclease/phosphatase family protein encodes MRVGTWNLEGRWSEAHRELLAAQECDVWLLTEVRDDTSLPGFGSHFTVARMGERRHWAGVFSRSRIEPLPDPHPASAAAVVMGWVWCNSVLPWRTCGTEPWGEGTTSEKTSRALEQLMAGLPVGALVWGGDWNHAMEGREYAGSLAGRTAIRSVLADRQLQLVTRGLPHCIPGLFTIDHIAVPKAAEIVGVTRVVAEGRRGDRLSDHDVYTSELALG; translated from the coding sequence GTGCGCGTCGGGACGTGGAATCTGGAGGGCCGCTGGAGCGAGGCCCATCGTGAGTTGCTGGCTGCCCAGGAGTGTGATGTGTGGCTGCTCACCGAGGTGCGCGACGACACATCCTTGCCGGGGTTCGGGTCGCACTTCACCGTCGCCAGGATGGGCGAACGAAGGCACTGGGCGGGTGTCTTCTCCCGCAGCCGGATCGAGCCGTTACCGGACCCGCACCCGGCCAGTGCTGCCGCCGTCGTGATGGGGTGGGTGTGGTGCAACAGCGTCCTTCCGTGGCGCACCTGCGGGACCGAGCCCTGGGGAGAAGGCACCACCAGCGAGAAGACCTCCCGGGCACTCGAGCAACTGATGGCTGGGCTACCCGTCGGCGCCCTGGTGTGGGGCGGCGACTGGAATCACGCCATGGAGGGCCGCGAATACGCCGGCAGTCTCGCTGGCAGGACCGCGATCAGGAGCGTGCTCGCTGACCGCCAGTTGCAGCTGGTCACGCGGGGTTTGCCGCACTGCATTCCGGGCTTGTTCACGATCGACCACATCGCTGTCCCGAAGGCGGCGGAGATCGTTGGCGTCACTCGGGTCGTCGCCGAGGGCCGGCGAGGCGATCGGCTGTCTGACCACGACGTCTACACCAGCGAATTGGCCCTCGGCTGA
- a CDS encoding AAA family ATPase, with the protein MLDESTAVGGDPQEGVAPDPREVLAAWANEQDEWVRAIVRQVLNSGRALPAAALDAAHSLFRQEKGIDERTLPSEAPLAVDLTEEDAALPLAVTKLSEVTGVNAIVPGSVIEPHAGMTILFGENGTGKTGYSRIFKALAGSRTADTILGNVAAEEVVAQTAKVEYTLGPDAKVLEWTGEQGVSPFTRMSIFDSPSVNFHVDDDLEYVYVPTVLSLFNHVNAALKGVHDRVDVTIRELASGSTTLLSRFPRESTIYPFVETLGASTDLAALHARADRGSDVDQRIDFLRRAVAALEADTLSTQIAERVRAERVQRQASKAAATLEALDVEKLNSLHARLVELQQDYRTFRTELFAAADLPADPDETWDAFVTAGEGYRAHLEVLGVHDSERCLYCRQQLSDPAKALVAKYGEYLSDKISLDIAETHESINVLTRPILAVTAPDVTTFLAEHQDQEEKPGAYADVSAIQEAVVSLSAAIRAEDSIDTSLVEDVPTVRAALDASLVLLTDEIADLRTQSENRSDALKEKKNELAELIAAGELGKSWPTIQAQVERAKEADRLRMLAGRFTALGRSVTELAKAASDQLVNHSFEVLFTEECMALRAPELRIEFVGRQGRAHRRKTFGGRHKPSKILSEGEQKVLALADFLAEARLSGITAPVIFDDPVSSLDHRRINEVARRIASLADHNQVIVFTHDIFFAATLLSLFETSKRCTYFQITDDDGKGQVTRASGPRWDSLGNLRANINKTIEAARAVEGEARAALVREGYDWIRSWCEVFTEVELLAGVSQRYQPNIRMTTLANIKAGALPAASEVVVRIFEDACGFIAGHSQPLVTLGVSPTLPGLEIHWKELQEARSAYLAAQS; encoded by the coding sequence ATGCTTGATGAATCGACCGCAGTGGGGGGCGATCCCCAGGAAGGAGTGGCACCCGACCCTCGGGAGGTGCTCGCAGCGTGGGCGAACGAGCAGGACGAGTGGGTTAGGGCGATCGTCCGGCAAGTCCTCAACTCCGGACGCGCTCTGCCGGCGGCAGCTCTCGACGCGGCGCACTCCCTCTTCCGGCAGGAGAAGGGGATTGATGAGCGCACGCTCCCCTCAGAGGCACCGCTTGCGGTTGACCTTACGGAAGAAGACGCCGCGCTTCCACTGGCCGTTACCAAGCTTTCGGAGGTGACAGGGGTCAACGCAATCGTACCCGGTTCCGTTATCGAGCCGCACGCAGGAATGACCATCCTGTTCGGCGAGAACGGCACTGGCAAGACGGGCTATTCGCGGATCTTCAAGGCACTTGCCGGTAGCCGCACCGCCGACACGATCCTTGGGAACGTTGCGGCCGAAGAAGTGGTGGCTCAGACTGCCAAGGTCGAGTACACCCTCGGTCCCGACGCAAAGGTCCTGGAGTGGACGGGTGAACAGGGAGTCTCCCCGTTCACCCGTATGTCTATCTTTGACAGCCCTTCGGTGAATTTTCACGTCGACGACGACTTGGAGTACGTCTATGTGCCGACGGTGCTCTCGTTGTTCAACCATGTGAACGCCGCGTTGAAGGGCGTCCATGACCGGGTCGACGTGACGATTCGGGAGCTCGCATCTGGCTCTACGACTCTCCTGAGCCGCTTTCCGAGAGAGTCGACTATCTACCCGTTCGTGGAGACGTTAGGGGCCTCAACCGACCTCGCGGCGCTCCACGCCCGCGCCGACCGGGGGAGCGACGTCGATCAGCGGATCGACTTCCTGCGTCGCGCGGTTGCTGCGCTCGAAGCGGACACGCTCTCGACGCAGATCGCAGAACGCGTGCGGGCTGAGCGAGTGCAGCGTCAGGCGAGCAAGGCTGCCGCCACCCTCGAAGCGCTGGACGTGGAGAAGCTCAACTCGCTGCATGCGCGGTTGGTTGAGTTGCAGCAGGACTACCGCACGTTCCGAACGGAGCTCTTCGCGGCCGCTGACCTTCCGGCAGACCCTGACGAGACGTGGGATGCATTCGTAACAGCGGGCGAGGGGTACCGCGCCCACCTCGAGGTGTTGGGTGTTCACGACTCGGAGAGGTGTCTCTACTGCCGTCAGCAACTATCCGACCCAGCCAAGGCGCTCGTTGCGAAGTACGGCGAGTATCTATCGGACAAGATCAGCTTGGACATCGCAGAGACCCACGAGAGCATCAATGTCCTAACCCGGCCGATACTCGCCGTCACCGCGCCCGACGTAACGACCTTCCTCGCCGAGCACCAGGACCAGGAGGAGAAGCCTGGCGCTTACGCCGACGTCTCAGCCATCCAAGAGGCCGTTGTTTCGCTGAGTGCTGCGATACGAGCGGAAGATTCGATCGACACCTCCCTTGTCGAGGACGTGCCCACCGTAAGGGCTGCCCTGGATGCCTCCCTCGTGCTTCTCACCGACGAGATCGCTGATCTGAGGACGCAGTCCGAGAACCGGTCCGACGCCCTCAAGGAGAAGAAGAACGAGCTGGCTGAGTTGATCGCGGCAGGGGAGTTGGGCAAGTCCTGGCCGACGATTCAGGCACAAGTCGAGCGCGCCAAGGAGGCCGATCGGCTTCGGATGCTGGCCGGCAGGTTCACCGCCTTGGGCCGCTCGGTGACTGAACTCGCCAAGGCCGCCAGCGATCAACTCGTCAACCACAGCTTCGAGGTGCTGTTCACCGAGGAGTGCATGGCTCTCCGTGCGCCGGAGCTCAGGATCGAATTCGTCGGCCGCCAAGGGCGCGCTCACCGACGCAAGACCTTTGGCGGACGACACAAGCCGTCGAAGATTCTCTCCGAGGGAGAGCAGAAGGTGTTGGCGCTCGCGGACTTCCTCGCCGAGGCGCGGCTCTCAGGGATCACAGCACCCGTCATCTTCGACGACCCGGTCTCCAGTCTCGACCACCGTCGCATCAACGAGGTTGCGAGACGGATCGCAAGCCTCGCTGACCACAACCAAGTCATCGTCTTCACGCACGACATCTTCTTTGCGGCGACGCTGCTGTCGTTGTTCGAGACATCGAAGCGCTGCACGTACTTCCAGATCACTGACGACGATGGCAAGGGCCAAGTCACCAGGGCCTCCGGCCCGCGTTGGGACTCCCTCGGCAACCTCAGGGCCAACATCAACAAGACCATCGAGGCCGCGCGGGCGGTTGAGGGCGAAGCGCGGGCGGCCTTGGTCCGAGAAGGCTACGACTGGATCAGGTCATGGTGTGAGGTGTTCACCGAGGTGGAGTTGTTAGCTGGGGTCTCTCAGCGATACCAGCCGAACATCCGGATGACTACCTTGGCCAACATCAAGGCGGGCGCCCTACCAGCCGCGAGCGAGGTTGTTGTGCGGATCTTTGAAGACGCCTGCGGCTTCATCGCAGGGCATTCGCAGCCCCTCGTGACTCTAGGCGTTTCTCCGACCCTCCCGGGACTCGAGATTCACTGGAAGGAACTTCAAGAGGCTCGGTCCGCATACCTGGCCGCGCAAAGCTGA
- a CDS encoding cation-translocating P-type ATPase, protein MSDACCGDAPARAEVGAQEEVEQPWWRDRAVVLPILSGVFLAAGLLVEWLAGTPAARIVALVLFWLGLLAGASTFVPGALRNLVRKRKLGIGLLMTISAVGAVILGYVEEAAALAFLYSLAEMLEDKAMDRARSGLRALLKLVPETATVARGGRTVTIPARELTIGQLMLVRPGERVATDGVVRSGRSSLDTSAITGESIPVEVEAGDPVSAGSINTSGVLEVEATAAGTDNSLTTIVELVEQAQAEKGDRARLADRIARPLVPGVLVLALLVAVVGSLFGDPELWITRALVVLVAASPCALAISVPVTVVSAIGAASKFGVIIKSGAAFERLGSIRHAAMDKTGTLTPNQPVVTAVVTTEGWSESDVLSHAAALERQSTHPLALAIVAAASDAPASVHVEETAGHGVLGTVEGRRVTVGSPRWIDAGQLADRVEQLEGEGRTCVLVTVDGETVGVIGVRDELRPEVPEVVATLADQGVGVSMLTGDNARTAAALGRDAGIADVRAELRPEDKAGIVAELDERVPTAMIGDGINDAPALAGATVGIAMGATGSDAAIESADVAFTGHDLRLIPQALAHARRGGRIINQNIVLSLAIIIVLLPLAITGVLGLAAVVLVHEVAEVVVIANGLRAAQTKRTELTPIGPGGSARAADDLAVATA, encoded by the coding sequence ATGAGTGACGCATGCTGCGGCGACGCACCCGCCCGGGCTGAGGTCGGTGCGCAGGAGGAGGTTGAGCAGCCTTGGTGGCGTGATCGGGCCGTCGTCCTGCCGATCCTGTCCGGGGTGTTCCTGGCCGCCGGGTTGTTGGTGGAGTGGCTCGCCGGGACGCCGGCGGCGAGGATCGTGGCCTTGGTGTTGTTCTGGTTGGGCCTGCTCGCCGGGGCGTCCACGTTCGTCCCGGGGGCGCTGCGGAACCTGGTCCGCAAGCGGAAGTTGGGGATCGGGCTGCTGATGACGATCAGCGCCGTGGGTGCGGTCATCCTGGGCTACGTCGAGGAGGCGGCGGCCCTGGCCTTCCTGTACTCCTTGGCCGAGATGCTCGAGGACAAGGCGATGGACAGAGCCCGCAGTGGCCTGCGCGCCCTGCTGAAACTCGTTCCCGAAACGGCGACCGTGGCGCGGGGCGGGCGGACGGTCACCATCCCGGCGAGGGAACTCACCATCGGGCAACTGATGCTGGTCCGGCCCGGCGAGAGGGTCGCGACCGACGGTGTGGTGCGGTCGGGACGCTCCAGCCTGGACACGTCGGCGATCACCGGGGAGTCGATCCCGGTGGAGGTCGAGGCCGGTGATCCTGTGTCGGCGGGTTCGATCAACACCTCTGGCGTGTTGGAGGTCGAGGCCACCGCCGCCGGCACCGACAACTCGTTGACCACGATCGTCGAACTCGTCGAGCAGGCTCAGGCGGAGAAGGGCGACCGTGCACGGTTGGCGGATCGGATCGCGCGTCCGCTCGTGCCCGGCGTCCTCGTGCTGGCGCTCCTGGTGGCGGTGGTGGGCTCGCTGTTCGGGGACCCCGAACTGTGGATCACCCGCGCCCTGGTGGTGCTGGTAGCCGCCAGCCCGTGCGCGCTGGCGATCTCGGTGCCGGTCACGGTGGTGTCGGCGATCGGCGCGGCGAGCAAGTTCGGCGTCATCATCAAGAGCGGCGCCGCCTTCGAACGGCTCGGCTCGATCCGGCACGCGGCCATGGACAAGACCGGCACACTCACCCCGAATCAACCCGTTGTCACCGCAGTGGTGACGACCGAGGGCTGGAGCGAGTCCGACGTGCTGTCCCACGCGGCGGCGCTGGAGCGGCAGTCCACCCATCCGCTGGCATTGGCGATCGTCGCCGCAGCATCCGATGCTCCCGCCAGCGTGCACGTGGAGGAGACGGCGGGGCACGGTGTCCTCGGGACGGTCGAGGGCCGCCGCGTCACGGTCGGCAGTCCGCGTTGGATCGACGCCGGCCAACTCGCCGACCGCGTCGAACAACTCGAGGGCGAGGGACGGACCTGCGTCCTGGTCACCGTCGACGGCGAGACGGTCGGGGTGATCGGTGTGCGCGACGAGTTGCGCCCCGAGGTGCCCGAGGTCGTGGCCACCCTCGCCGACCAGGGTGTCGGGGTGAGCATGCTCACCGGCGACAACGCCCGGACAGCGGCTGCGCTGGGCCGCGACGCGGGCATCGCCGACGTGCGGGCCGAACTACGCCCGGAGGACAAGGCCGGCATCGTCGCGGAACTCGACGAGCGGGTGCCCACGGCGATGATCGGCGACGGCATCAACGATGCACCGGCCCTGGCCGGGGCGACGGTCGGCATTGCGATGGGGGCGACCGGGTCGGACGCCGCCATCGAGTCCGCCGACGTGGCCTTCACTGGCCACGACCTGCGGCTCATCCCCCAGGCGTTGGCCCACGCCCGCCGCGGTGGACGGATCATCAACCAGAACATCGTGCTGTCGCTGGCGATCATCATCGTCCTGCTGCCCCTGGCGATCACCGGTGTGCTGGGACTGGCCGCCGTGGTGCTGGTCCACGAGGTGGCCGAGGTGGTCGTGATCGCCAACGGCCTTCGGGCCGCCCAAACCAAGCGCACCGAGCTCACCCCGATCGGTCCGGGCGGCTCCGCGCGCGCAGCCGACGACTTGGCTGTGGCCACCGCCTGA
- a CDS encoding cation diffusion facilitator family transporter yields the protein MSGGHSHGQGAAVSASSRHRWRLAVTFGLTAMFFVVELVAGVVSGSLALISDAGHMAADVVTLGAALLATRLAAMADTTGRRTYGRYRAEVFASGLAVLMMLGVAVYIVVEGVRRFGQPVEPTSGVMLVVGVVGLAINAVGIILLRGGAGESLNVKGAYLEVMADAIGSVGVIVAGLLVLWTGQSFWDTVVALAIAVFVAVRALMLGREVLAVLGQHAPAGVEPQEILTALAEVEGVADVHDLHVWQLTSGMDVATAHLVAADGQSEQAVLTAASVVLREQFEIEHATLQVESASGGSCQGADW from the coding sequence ATGAGCGGGGGGCACTCGCACGGGCAGGGGGCCGCAGTCTCGGCGTCCAGCCGGCACCGGTGGCGGCTGGCGGTCACGTTCGGCCTGACCGCGATGTTCTTCGTGGTGGAGTTGGTCGCCGGTGTGGTCAGCGGGTCCCTCGCGCTGATCAGTGATGCGGGGCACATGGCGGCCGACGTGGTCACCCTCGGCGCCGCGCTGCTTGCCACACGCTTGGCCGCGATGGCGGACACCACGGGGCGGCGCACCTACGGCCGCTACCGGGCCGAGGTGTTCGCATCCGGACTCGCCGTGCTGATGATGCTGGGCGTGGCGGTGTACATCGTGGTGGAGGGGGTTCGCCGGTTCGGCCAGCCGGTCGAGCCGACCTCCGGAGTCATGCTCGTGGTCGGCGTGGTCGGGCTGGCGATCAACGCCGTCGGCATCATCCTGTTGCGCGGGGGTGCTGGGGAGAGCCTGAACGTGAAGGGCGCCTACCTGGAGGTGATGGCCGACGCCATCGGGTCGGTCGGTGTGATCGTCGCCGGCCTGCTCGTGTTGTGGACCGGCCAGTCTTTCTGGGACACGGTCGTGGCCCTGGCCATCGCCGTCTTCGTGGCCGTTCGGGCCCTGATGCTGGGCCGTGAGGTCCTCGCCGTCCTGGGGCAGCATGCACCCGCCGGTGTGGAGCCTCAGGAAATCCTCACCGCGCTGGCGGAGGTGGAGGGGGTCGCCGACGTGCACGACCTTCACGTGTGGCAGCTGACCTCCGGTATGGACGTGGCCACGGCTCACCTGGTCGCTGCTGATGGACAGTCCGAACAGGCGGTGCTCACCGCTGCCAGCGTGGTCCTGCGCGAGCAGTTCGAGATCGAGCACGCGACCCTGCAGGTCGAGTCCGCCTCGGGCGGGTCCTGTCAAGGCGCTGATTGGTGA
- a CDS encoding helix-turn-helix transcriptional regulator, translated as MLTIASRVDVMNRLGRAMADPTRSRILLSLLEGPGYPAQLARDLELTRTNVSNHLACLRGCGIVVAEPEGRQTRYEITDPHLAAALVALVNVTLAVDEDAPCIDPACGVADCPSHRDDKEARA; from the coding sequence GTGCTGACTATTGCTTCTCGCGTGGATGTGATGAACCGGTTGGGGCGGGCGATGGCCGATCCGACGCGTTCGCGCATCTTGTTGTCGTTGCTGGAGGGTCCGGGCTATCCGGCCCAGTTGGCACGTGACCTGGAGCTCACCCGGACGAATGTCTCCAACCACCTGGCGTGCCTGCGGGGGTGTGGGATCGTCGTGGCCGAGCCGGAGGGGCGCCAGACGCGCTACGAGATCACCGACCCGCACCTCGCGGCGGCGTTGGTCGCACTGGTCAACGTGACCTTGGCGGTGGACGAGGACGCCCCCTGCATCGACCCTGCCTGCGGGGTGGCGGATTGCCCGTCCCACCGAGATGACAAGGAGGCGCGCGCATGA